TTTTGGGGAAGAAATTTTGCCTTTTTGAGCGCCGTCCTTGCCAGCGGATTTTTTCTCACTGCTTTCATATTTAATGGTAATTTCGGCTTTTCCGTCCTTTGATTCTATTCGCCTCAACTTAGCCGTCTGCTTAGTGGCTGTGCGTGTATCCAGCCACTGGACGTCGACACCCGTATAGGCTTCACGATCGGACAGAGAAAACCGATGACTGTCCCCTGAGTGACGAGTAATCAATACCAGTGGAATATCCTGACCACTCGCCGCCTTATTCTGCCCTTGGCGAATAAACAGCAATTCACCATTTTTGACTGAGGCAATCGCCCCTTCCTGCTTTGCCACTCGTGTCAAAAAGCTCACGTCAGACTCATTAGTCTGATCGATATGCATAGAGATGCCTTTCAATTCCTGACTGATTTTAAATTTCAGTTGGTTTCTCGTGGCAATCGTACTCACAATGCTTTCTAACGTGTGTTTATGATAGGAATATTCGCGTTTGACATTCAAATCACCACGAAAATCCGCGCTGCGGGCACGAATAGTCAGTCGATCAGGTGCCCCAGAATGTTCAATTTCATCAACAACAAATTGCCCTTTTGGCGTTAAGGGATGGCCGTGCCACCCCAGTTCCAATGTGAGAATATCGCCCCGGCGAGGCAGCTTCAACATACCATCTGCATCGTCCAACTCAATATCAAGCTGGTCTGATTCCAGGCCACGGTTATCCGTCAACGTTAACGACATCAGGCGTGATTGAATCTTCCCACTGATATCCTTGTTGTTGATTTCCAGACGAAAAGCAGGCTTGCTGGTTTTTCCGGTGACCAAATCCAATTGAGGAACCCA
This genomic interval from Xenorhabdus doucetiae contains the following:
- a CDS encoding phage late control D family protein, which produces MIDSEKWIPNTDWVPQLDLVTGKTSKPAFRLEINNKDISGKIQSRLMSLTLTDNRGLESDQLDIELDDADGMLKLPRRGDILTLELGWHGHPLTPKGQFVVDEIEHSGAPDRLTIRARSADFRGDLNVKREYSYHKHTLESIVSTIATRNQLKFKISQELKGISMHIDQTNESDVSFLTRVAKQEGAIASVKNGELLFIRQGQNKAASGQDIPLVLITRHSGDSHRFSLSDREAYTGVDVQWLDTRTATKQTAKLRRIESKDGKAEITIKYESSEKKSAGKDGAQKGKISSPKKSSSHLAEKKEPQSFKKEKDLKHKSPGDANLAKSGGVSLAKPGKANSVKKNPKKKGREKPAYIKNERKRKNRGNGNRETEINLEIEGSLSHEERRESKIERHQTTTVKQESSNYLMGTQENILTLSRTYSNKEEAERAAKAVWEKMQRGAAQFSITLAMGRADIYPETPVQLEGFKKEIDGTHWTLVKVTHVLNDSGFTTSLDLEIKIDEI